Proteins from one Anopheles nili chromosome 2, idAnoNiliSN_F5_01, whole genome shotgun sequence genomic window:
- the LOC128732102 gene encoding uncharacterized protein LOC128732102, which produces MSSWRGSATVSVLVALVVLLGGLQLVVAQPGGKFGPRLGERLRERRLERIRLRQQRVAESIAHDYPAVADYQDDAGVRSSQENGTSSSEDYDMNLTGTVDANRKPLPIAFRPSLRRTKFEKSILFRFYHDGNLTKQTTMIEDEPLLNGTGCAPDERFALIVHGWHENCYEVPWVLDLRENLRTYRGGCVACMDYSSFSSGGYGGLVGVFRDIRDVLQQFLQQLRFEGIQYERLFLFGFSFGAQLALDVGTRIGGREIEAIDTCDMAGPGFDNDRLFKQADFRQAAKNVQCIHTSIDKGTKFPNKCHQNWRMGQCGLRQAAAGPPPLGSHGLCPVFYNLAFKYQFLAQPKPLECVSLGDTAGYPRNYRMGYMESRKSEVRGELFAQTSDVYPYTVFTNPYNIFDYGF; this is translated from the exons ATGTCTTCTTGGCGTGGCTCCGCGACCGTGTCGGTGTTGGTCGCACTCGTGGTACTGTTAGGAGGTCTCCAGCTGGTGGTGGCTCAACCTGGCGGGAAATTTGGACCTCGGTTGGGTGAGCGCTTGCGCGAACGGCGTCTGGAGAGGATCCGCTTGCGTCAACAGCGTGTTGCCGAGTCCATCGCCCACGATTACCCGGCGGTAGCGGACTATCAGGATGACGCAGGGGTGAGATCCTCACAGGAGAACGGCACGTCCAGCTCGGAGGACTACGATATGAACCTCACGGGCACGGTGGATGCGAACCGGAAACCACTACCGATCGCTTTCCGGCCGAGCCTACGCAGGACGAAGTTTGAGAAGAGCATCCTGTTCCGGTTCTACCACGA CGGCAACCTGACGAAGCAGACGACAATGATCGAGGACGAACCGCTGCTAAACGGAACCGGGTGTGCCCCGGATGAGCGATTCGCGTTGATCGTGCACGGTTGGCATGAGAACTGCTACGAGGTACCGTGGGTGTTGGACTTGCGCGAAAACCTCCGCACGTACCGGGGTGGGTGCGTTGCCTGCATGGACTACTCGTCCTTCTCGAGCGGTGGTTACGGTGGGCTGGTGGGCGTATTTCGCGACATCCGTGACGTACTGCAGCAGTTCCTGCAGCAACTCCGCTTCGAGGGCATCCAGTATGAGCGATTGTTTCTGTTTGGGTTTAGTTTTGGGGCCCAGCTCGCGTTAGACGTGGGCACACGAATTGGCGGGCGTGAGATCGAAGCGATCGACACCTGCGATATGGCTGGACCTGGGTTCGACAACGATCGGTTGTTTAAGCAAGCGGACTTCCGGCAAGCGGCTAAAAACGTCCAGTGTATCCACACCAGCATCGACAAGGGTACGAAGTTCCCAAACAAGTGTCATCAGAACTGGCGGATGGGACAGTGTGGTTTGCGTCAGGCTGCAGCTGGACCACCACCGTTGGGATCACATGGACTCTGTCCGGTGTTCTACAATCTAGCCTTCAAGTACCAGTTCTTGGCGCAACCGAAGCCACTCGAATGCGTCTCGCTTGGTGACACGGCCGGGTATCCTCGGAACTACCGCATGGGCTACATGGAATCTCGCAAGAG CGAGGTCCGAGGTGAGCTGTTCGCGCAGACCTCGGACGTGTACCCGTACACTGTGTTCACCAACCCGTACAACATCTTCGATTACGGCTTCTAG
- the LOC128728471 gene encoding uncharacterized protein LOC128728471 — MSVRRECVKLALPVAVAVALVLLGCPAEADRFQDNIFFNYYNSSGELVHIYNLAENNTYEYDKDCHPGTKYAVVVFGWKIDCDKYFVQDLIRNLTKYRGGCVMCMNYDRFAQLPTYARLRRNFKDIHSVLRQKLEFLEKEGFSPDDGYLYGFSFGAQVALAAAKEYGTRKIGLLDACDIVGSGFDVSDTNAPNHRTAAKNVQCIHTSRNYGTRHRTSCHQDWIMGDCGSYQLAAPLSPWGSHGVCTLLYNSAFEHDFLAGPKPSNCTGESEVRSWPEGFKMGYNEMRRTTVRGQLFAPTFETYPFNVNVTATSNSTTPSTSGNDIEQLPGFEFRAASKQEWLLDPEEALEQLEADSDGAEQPN; from the exons ATGTCTGTCCGGCGAGAGTGCGTGAAATTAGCGTTGCCTGTAGCGGTGGCTGTGGCATTGGTTTTGTTGGGATGTCCTGCGGAAGCCGATCGCTTCCAGGATAACATCTTTTTCAACTACTATAACTCGTCCGGGGAGTTGGTGCACATCTACAACCTGGCGGAGAATAACACGTACGAGTATGATAAGGATTGCCACCCGGGAACGAAGTACGCCGTGGTCGTGTTCGGGTGGAAGATCGACTGTGACAAGTACTTCGTGCAGGATCTCATTCGAA ATCTAACCAAATACCGTGGCGGATGTGTCATGTGCATGAACTACGATCGATTCGCTCAGCTTCCGACTTACGCTCGGCTGCGTCGTAACTTCAAGGACATCCACAGTGTGCTGCGGCAGAAGCTCGAGTTCCTGGAGAAGGAAGGCTTTAGCCCGGATGATGGTTATCTGTACGGTTTTAGCTTCGGTGCTCAGGTGGCATTGGCTGCCGCCAAGGAGTACGGAACGCGCAAGATCGGTCTACTGGATG CTTGCGACATCGTAGGCAGTGGCTTCGACGTCTCGGATACGAATGCTCCAAACCACCGGACAGCGGCCAAAAACGTGCAATGCATCCACACCAGCCGGAATTACGGCACTCGGCACCGAACCAGCTGCCATCAGGACTGGATCATGGGCGATTGTGGCAGCTACCAGCTTGCAGCACCCTTATCACCCTGGGGATCACACGGAGTCTGCACGCTGCTCTACAACAGTGCATTCGAGCACGACTTCCTGGCGGGTCCAAAACCCTCCAACTGCACCGGTGAGTCTGAGGTGCGCTCGTGGCCTGAAGGCTTCAAGATGGGCTATAACGAGATGCGTAGAACGACCGTCCGTGGCCAACTATTCGCGCCCACCTTCGAAACATACCCGTTCAACGTGAATGTGACGGCCACCAGCAACTCAACGACACCATCCACCAGTGGTAACGACATCGAGCAGCTTCCTGGGTTCGAGTTCCGGGCGGCATCGAAGCAGGAGTGGCTGCTCGACCCCGAGGAAgctctcgagcagctcgaagCTGACTCGGATGGGGCCGAACAACCGAACTAA
- the LOC128721637 gene encoding tubulin beta-1 chain, translating into MREIVHIQAGQCGNQIGAKFWEIISDEHGIDATGGYHGDSDLQLERINVYYNEASGGKYVPRAVLVDLEPGTMDSVRSGPFGQIFRPDNFVFGQSGAGNNWAKGHYTEGAELVDSVLDVVRKEAESCDCLQGFQLTHSLGGGTGSGMGTLLISKIREEYPDRIMNTYSVVPSPKVSDTVVEPYNATLSVHQLVENTDETYCIDNEALYDICFRTLKLTTPTYGDLNHLVSLTMSGVTTCLRFPGQLNADLRKLAVNMVPFPRLHFFMPGFAPLTSRGSQQYRALTVPELTQQMFDAKNMMAACDPRHGRYLTVAAVFRGRMSMKEVDEQMLNIQNKNSSYFVEWIPNNVKTAVCDIPPRGLKMSATFIGNSTAIQELFKRISEQFTAMFRRKAFLHWYTGEGMDEMEFTEAESNMNDLVSEYQQYQEATADEDAEFDEEQEAEVDEN; encoded by the exons ATGAGAGAAATCGTTCACATTCAGGCCGGCCAGTGCGGAAACCAGATTGGAGCTAAG TTCTGGGAAATCATCTCCGATGAGCACGGTATTGACGCGACCGGTGGATACCATGGCGATTCAGATCTGCAGCTGGAGCGCATCAACGTATACTACAATGAGGCGTCCGGAGGCAAGTACGTGCCGCGTGCCGTGCTGGTCGATCTGGAACCGGGCACCATGGACTCAGTCCGCTCGGGACCTTTCGGACAGATCTTCCGCCCGGACAACTTTGTCTTCGGACAGTCCGGTGCTGGTAACAACTGGGCCAAGGGCCACTACACCGAGGGCGCTGAGCTGGTCGACTCCGTCCTGGATGTCGTCCGCAAGGAGGCCGAATCGTGCGACTGCCTGCAGGGATTCCAGCTGACGCACTCGCTCGGAGGCGGTACTGGTTCCGGTATGGGCACGCTGCTGATCTCGAAGATCCGTGAAGAGTACCCGGACCGCATCATGAACACATACTCCGTCGTCCCATCGCCAAAGGTATCAGATACCGTCGTCGAGCCGTACAACGCCACCCTCTCCGTGCACCAGCTGGTCGAAAACACTGACGAGACGTACTGCATCGATAACGAAGCTCTCTATGACATCTGCTTCCGCACGCTGAAGCTGACGACACCGACGTACGGTGACCTGAACCATCTCGTCTCGCTGACCATGTCGGGCGTGACCACCTGCCTGCGATTCCCGGGTCAGCTGAACGCTGATCTGCGTAAGCTGGCCGTCAACATGGTGCCGTTCCCGCGTCTGCACTTCTTCATGCCCGGCTTCGCCCCGCTGACGTCCCGTGGCTCGCAACAGTACCGCGCACTGACCGTGCCGGAGCTGACACAACAGATGTTCGACGCCAAGAACATGATGGCTGCCTGCGACCCGCGACATGGACGTTATCTGACAGTTGCCGCCGTCTTCCGCGGTCGTATGTCCATGAAGGAGGTCGACGAACAGATGCTGAACATCCAGAACAAGAACAGCAGCTACTTCGTCGAGTGGATCCCGAACAACGTCAAGACCGCCGTCTGTGATATCCCGCCGCGAGGACTGAAGATGTCGGCCACCTTCATCGGTAACTCGACCGCCATCCAGGAGCTGTTCAAGCGTATCTCGGAGCAGTTCACTGCTATGTTCCGTCGTAAGGCTTTCTTGCATTGGTACACGGGCGAGGGCATGGACGAGATGGAGTTCACCGAGGCCGAGAGCAACATGAACGATCTCGTGTCGGAGTACCAGCAGTACCAGGAGGCCACTGCCGACGAAGACGCCGAGTTCGACGAAGAGCAGGAGGCTGAGGTCGATGAGAACTAA